A window of Desulfobacterales bacterium genomic DNA:
TCGACTACGCCCATGTCGATGCCACCTGCATGTGGATGGTCAAGAACCCGGAATGGTTCGACGTGATCGTCACTGATAACATGTTCGGTGACATCATCACCGATCTCGGGGCGATGATCCAGGGCGGGATGGGGATTGCCGCGGGCGGCAACATCAATCCCGGCGGGGTGAGCATGTTCGAGCCCATTGGCGGTTCGGCCCCCAAATATACCGGCCGGAATGTGATCAATCCGCTGGCCGCCATCGGCGCGGGCCAGATGATGCTCGATTACCTGGGCGAGGCCGAGGCGGCCGAGGCTATTGAAAACGCGATCCGCTGGGTGGTTGCCGAGAAGGTGAAGAGCCTTTCCGCCGGCAGGATGGGGTACACCACCAGCGAGGTCGGCGACCTGGTCGCCGGCGCGGTATAAGTAAGCGGCTACAGGCTGCAGGCACCACCTGTACCGCTTACTAACAAAAAATGTTTTTTGAATTGAAAATCGGTTTTTTCATCCGGTGATCGGTTGCCGACACCGGGTGGTTTAGCGTAATTCCGTATGTGAAGGATCAATGAGTCAGGAAAGACAGTTTAATGTTGCAGTGGCCGGGGCCACCGGGGCGGTGGGCGGGGCCATGCTCGAGGTGTTGGAACGGCGGGATTTTCCGGTCAAGGAGTTGCGGTTGCTGGCCTCGCACCGGTCAGTGGGCAAAAAGCTCAGCTTCCGCGGCCAGGAGATCGCGGTCCAGGAGTTGACCAGGGACGCATTTAATGATATTGATGTGGCCCTGTTTTCGGCCGGCGCCTCGCGCTCGCTGGAGTTTGCCCCGGCCGCGGCCGCGGCCGGAGCAGTGGTGGTGGACAACTCCAGCGCCTATCGGATGGACCCGGAGATTCCCCTGGTGGTGCCCGAGGTCAATCCCCATGCCATTGCCCGGTATGTCGGCCGGGGGATCATTGCCAATCCCAACTGCTCCACCATCCAGATGCTGGTGGCCTTGAAGCCGATCTACGACAAGGTCGGGATCAAGCGGATCGTGGTCTCCACCTACCAGGCGGTGTCCGGCACCGGCGCCAAGGCCATCGATGAGCTCAAGGCCCAGGTGCAGGACTATGCAGCGGGCCGGCCGCTGACCAGTTCGGTCTATCCCTATCAGATCGCCTTTAACTGCCTGCCCCATATCGACTCCTTCCTGGACAACGGTTATACCAGGGAAGAGATGAAGATGGTCAACGAGACCAGGAAGATCTTCGAAGACAATACGATCGGGATCACCGCGACCACGGTGCGGGTGCCGGTATTCTACGGCCATTCCGAGTCGGTCAATATCGAGACCAGCGAGAAAATTACCGCGGCCGAGGTCAAGGAGCTGCTGGCATCGGCCCCGGGAGTCAAGCTGGTCGACGACCCGGCCCGGTTGCAATACCCGCTGGCCGTTGACTGCGCCGGCAGGTTCGAGACCCTGGTCGGCCGGATTCGCGAGGACGAATCCATTGCCAATGGAATAAAC
This region includes:
- a CDS encoding aspartate-semialdehyde dehydrogenase → MSQERQFNVAVAGATGAVGGAMLEVLERRDFPVKELRLLASHRSVGKKLSFRGQEIAVQELTRDAFNDIDVALFSAGASRSLEFAPAAAAAGAVVVDNSSAYRMDPEIPLVVPEVNPHAIARYVGRGIIANPNCSTIQMLVALKPIYDKVGIKRIVVSTYQAVSGTGAKAIDELKAQVQDYAAGRPLTSSVYPYQIAFNCLPHIDSFLDNGYTREEMKMVNETRKIFEDNTIGITATTVRVPVFYGHSESVNIETSEKITAAEVKELLASAPGVKLVDDPARLQYPLAVDCAGRFETLVGRIREDESIANGINLWVVSDNILKGAALNTVQIAEVLIKEYLQVCRA